A window of Scyliorhinus canicula unplaced genomic scaffold, sScyCan1.1, whole genome shotgun sequence contains these coding sequences:
- the LOC119960263 gene encoding zinc finger protein 239-like — MESKKNTHKREKVFPCSVCGRSFSQSSNLSKHKCCPMGEKPWKCGDCGKGFNCPSELRIHQRSHTGERPFTCSVCEKGFTKSSDLLRHQRIHTGERPFTCSVCRKGFTTSYHLLKHYRSHSEGRNGENVFPCSVCGRCFSRKANLSKHKCCPSGEKPWKCGDCGKGFNYSSELRIHQYSHTGKKPFPCSVCGKGFNKPSDLLRHQRVHTGERPFTCSVCGKGFTTSYGLLSHHRIHSEERPFQCSDCEKNYKRKTGLLSHKLTHTGEKPFTCSACGKGFARSSELLTHQLVHTDQRPFKYPDCEKSFKSRKDQLTHEHTHTRERSFICSFCGKSFSWKSNLLKHQRIHTGERPFICSVCGKAFIQSSHRLRHQLFHK; from the coding sequence ATGGAATCAAAAAAAAACACTCACAAGAGGGAGAAAGTGTttccgtgttctgtgtgtggacgaagcTTCAGCCAATCATCAAACTTGTCAAAACACAAGTGCTGTCCCATgggggagaaaccgtggaaatgtggagattgtgggaagggattcaattgtCCGTCTGAGCTGCGTATTCATCAACGtagtcacaccggggagagaccattcacctgttctgtgtgtgagaaaggattcacTAAATCATCTGAccttctgagacaccagcgaattcacactggggagagaccgttcacctgctctgtgtgtcggAAAGGCTTCACAACTTCGTACCACCTCCTGAAACACTATCGTTCCCACAGTGAGgggagaaatggggagaacgtgtttccgtgttctgtgtgtggacgatgCTTCAGCCGAAAAGCAAACCTGTCAAAACACAAATGCTGTCCCAGCGgcgagaaaccgtggaaatgtggagactgtgggaagggattcaattactCGTCTGAGCTGCGTATTCATCAATACAGTCACACCGGGAAGAAACCATtcccctgctctgtgtgtgggaaaggattcaacaAACCATCTGAccttctgagacaccagcgagttcacactggggagagaccgttcacctgctctgtgtgtgggaaaggctTCACAACCTCATATGGCCTCCTGTCCCACCATCGTatccacagtgaggagagacctttccaatgttctgactgtgagaaaaaCTATAAAAGGAAAACAGGTCTGTTGAGCCATAAACTcactcacaccggggagaaaccgttcacctgctctgcttgtgggaaaggatttgcccGTTCATCCGAgctcctgacacaccaacttgttcatactgatcagaggccGTTTAAAtatcctgactgtgagaagagctttaaaagccggAAGGATCAGCTGACACATGAACACACTCACACCAGGGAGAGATCTTTCATCTGTTCTTTCTGTGGGAAAAGTTTTAGTTGGAAGTCCAACCTACTTAAgcaccagcggattcacactggggagaggccattcatctgctcagtgtgtgggaaggcattcattcagtcatcccacaGGCTGAGACACCAGCTATTTCACAAGtga